One window of the Silurus meridionalis isolate SWU-2019-XX chromosome 24, ASM1480568v1, whole genome shotgun sequence genome contains the following:
- the LOC124378424 gene encoding uncharacterized protein LOC124378424 isoform X2: protein MFVKTVFQLGLIFLLVNSGALQNSWNVPILQKVCALEGSTVTVNGTSKYPTVFKVVKALWGLPPNKGKELHDLRNEPGYSGRVEYLGDEVSYISLRLSDVQKSDENMYCFKLIIDDSPYQYCPGFTLNVTV, encoded by the exons ATGTTTGTTAAAACGGTGTTTCAACTTGGGCTGATCTTCCTGCTCGTGAACTCAG GAGCTCTTCAGAATAGTTGGAACGTGCCAATCCTCCAAAAGGTTTGTGCTTTGGAAGGATCTACAGTGACTGTAAATGGCACTTCCAAATATCCCACCGTTTTTAAAGTGGTAAAAGCATTGTGGGGTTTACCCCCAAATAAGGGTAAAGAGCTGCATGATCTGCGTAATGAACCAGGTTACTCAGGCAGAGTGGAGTATTTAGGAGATGAAGTGAGTTACATCTCGCTCAGACTGAGTGATGTGCAGAAATCAGATGAAAACATGTACTGCTTCAAACTCATCATAGATGATTCACCATATCAGTATTGTCCTGGATTTACACTCAATGTAACAG TCTAG